In Deltaproteobacteria bacterium, the genomic window ACGGTATTGATGGCATTTGCGGCGGTGGCCTTGATCGGGCTGATTTCCTGGAACAGGCTGCCGGTGGAACTCCTGCCGAGCCTCAACTATCCCCAGCTTACCGTCATGACCGCCTACGAGAATGGTGCCCCCCCCGAGATAGAATCATTGATCTCAAAACCCATTGAAGAGGCTGTGGGAACGGTCCAGGGCGTGACCCGGGTTGCTTCTGTTGCAAAAGAAGGAGTCT contains:
- a CDS encoding efflux RND transporter permease subunit, whose translation is MKLTRFALNRPVTVLMAFAAVALIGLISWNRLPVELLPSLNYPQLTVMTAYENGAPPEIESLISKPIEEAVGTVQGVTRVASVAKEGV